The Pyrobaculum sp. 3827-6 genome has a segment encoding these proteins:
- a CDS encoding DEAD/DEAH box helicase, producing MGLVLTWDRGTILLDGYLPQELKRLSFLKYDVRVGKYRALAVYYTRVIAIAKSMGLSVEDRVWNLHCSEVKAASEIKLRPYQQEALKSWLKTKRGVVVMPTGAGKTHVAIAAIAELREPALVVVPTVELVEQWRGRLWQFFPGRVGVWYGEEKRESCITVITYDSAYAAVETLGNKYKLLVFDEVHHLPSPSYRQIAELSPAPHRLGLTATPERADGLHIDLDWLVGPVVYRISASDIRGVWTADYDIEVIKVSLKEDEKRLYKELEGKYLSYLRKKGLKFKSPSDFQKLIYLSGRDREAREALEAWHRMRQLLFETEAKVDAVGEILARHRGSKILIFTEYTSLARAVSERYLIPLVTHDISPQEREQVMAMFRRGELKAVVTGKVLDEGVDVPDVDVVVILGGTSSTRQFIQRMGRALRLKPHKAKIYEVITASTREVDTARRRKRGVL from the coding sequence GTGGGACTAGTACTCACTTGGGATAGAGGCACTATACTGCTAGATGGTTACTTACCACAAGAGCTCAAGCGCCTCTCCTTTTTAAAATACGATGTAAGGGTTGGGAAGTACAGAGCCCTGGCTGTGTACTACACCCGCGTCATAGCCATTGCAAAATCTATGGGCCTCAGCGTCGAGGACAGGGTGTGGAATCTCCACTGTAGCGAGGTGAAGGCGGCGTCCGAAATAAAGCTTAGGCCCTACCAACAAGAGGCCTTGAAGTCTTGGCTCAAGACGAAGAGAGGCGTCGTGGTAATGCCGACAGGTGCCGGCAAGACCCACGTGGCCATAGCCGCGATCGCCGAGTTGAGGGAGCCAGCCCTCGTGGTGGTGCCCACGGTGGAGCTTGTAGAGCAGTGGCGGGGGAGGCTGTGGCAGTTCTTCCCGGGACGCGTCGGCGTGTGGTACGGCGAGGAGAAAAGGGAGAGTTGCATAACGGTCATCACATACGACTCTGCATACGCCGCCGTAGAGACGCTCGGCAATAAGTATAAACTGCTAGTTTTCGACGAGGTGCACCACCTCCCCTCCCCCTCATATAGACAGATAGCGGAGCTGAGCCCGGCGCCGCACCGCCTAGGCCTAACCGCCACGCCGGAGAGAGCCGACGGCCTACATATAGATCTGGACTGGCTGGTGGGGCCGGTGGTCTACCGCATATCCGCCTCGGACATAAGGGGGGTGTGGACCGCGGACTACGACATCGAGGTGATTAAGGTAAGTCTAAAAGAGGACGAGAAGAGGCTCTACAAAGAGCTGGAGGGTAAATATCTAAGCTACTTGAGGAAGAAGGGTTTAAAGTTCAAGTCACCATCAGATTTCCAGAAGCTTATCTACTTATCCGGCCGGGACCGCGAGGCTAGGGAGGCGCTGGAGGCTTGGCACCGCATGAGACAGCTCCTATTTGAGACCGAGGCTAAGGTGGATGCCGTGGGCGAGATACTGGCGAGGCACCGCGGCTCGAAGATACTCATATTTACCGAGTACACCTCCCTGGCGAGGGCTGTTTCGGAGCGCTACCTAATCCCCCTAGTAACTCACGACATCTCGCCGCAGGAGAGGGAGCAGGTGATGGCTATGTTTAGGAGAGGCGAGTTGAAGGCTGTGGTCACGGGGAAGGTGCTGGACGAGGGCGTGGATGTCCCTGATGTCGATGTGGTCGTCATCCTCGGGGGGACCTCGAGCACTAGGCAGTTTATCCAGCGGATGGGCAGAGCCCTAAGGCTTAAGCCCCACAAGGCGAAGATATACGAGGTAATCACAGCGAGCACCCGCGAGGTGGACACAGCGCGTAGGCGTAAAAGAGGCGTATTGTGA
- a CDS encoding ornithine cyclodeaminase family protein has product MLLLPNIDFLVDPREAVEAIRAGYFAEVKFLPRQALTVGDTWFAPMVGYMAGAGIAVKMVGIYPRATPRVKAVVAVFDPESGTPLALINGTQLTGWRTAAASGVAARALGAEPSTVGIVGAGTQGEYHLRIFKALYPVAQFKIFDVVHEKAAEMGKRYGAIPTSLSDVLKSDLLIVATTSTVPIVKGAELRKGAVVISIGAPRPVREIDEDVKKIAGCMLVDNPHAAEETDDVGPTWVYVGDYLKGARCNFGEVRVYKSVGNPLFDVAFANYVLEKAKKLGVGVEVRWD; this is encoded by the coding sequence GTGTTGCTCCTCCCAAATATCGACTTCCTTGTTGACCCAAGGGAGGCGGTTGAGGCTATTAGGGCGGGTTACTTTGCCGAGGTGAAGTTCCTGCCGAGGCAGGCGCTGACCGTAGGCGACACGTGGTTCGCTCCGATGGTTGGATACATGGCGGGCGCTGGGATAGCTGTGAAGATGGTGGGCATATACCCTAGGGCTACCCCCAGAGTCAAGGCCGTGGTTGCCGTATTCGACCCAGAGTCGGGAACCCCGCTGGCATTGATAAATGGGACCCAGCTGACGGGCTGGAGGACAGCCGCCGCCAGCGGCGTAGCGGCCAGGGCCCTTGGCGCCGAGCCTAGCACGGTCGGCATTGTGGGGGCGGGTACGCAGGGCGAGTACCACCTCCGCATATTCAAGGCGCTGTACCCAGTAGCCCAGTTTAAAATATTCGACGTCGTCCATGAAAAAGCCGCCGAGATGGGGAAGAGATATGGCGCGATTCCCACTTCGCTGTCTGATGTGTTAAAGAGCGATTTGTTGATAGTGGCTACCACGTCGACGGTTCCAATAGTCAAAGGTGCCGAGCTTAGAAAAGGCGCTGTGGTTATTTCTATAGGCGCGCCGCGACCTGTGAGAGAGATAGATGAAGACGTGAAGAAAATAGCCGGATGCATGCTTGTAGATAATCCCCATGCGGCGGAGGAGACAGATGACGTGGGGCCCACCTGGGTCTACGTCGGCGACTACTTAAAGGGAGCTAGGTGCAACTTCGGCGAGGTGCGGGTATACAAATCCGTTGGAAACCCGCTCTTCGACGTCGCGTTCGCCAACTACGTGCTAGAGAAGGCAAAGAAGCTGGGGGTAGGCGTCGAGGTGAGGTGGGACTAG
- a CDS encoding CorA family divalent cation transporter produces MAYIYDEGEHTVVHIPIVSIKEGEVVEEAVEFVVDKGGRVVKGPLASLQEAYHKALESLSHALSQTETLLDGLEYKLEMEEPVRPGELYAASYMAHALYYYAALLHQLGDELYRRGLIAHRQANYSRYLRRRALMLRRYARDIRLLHATVVQLSLNESMKKLTWLGTVALPALVITSFYGMNLEWLPLANHPLAVFIILALASVSFAYLLNKI; encoded by the coding sequence ATGGCGTATATATATGATGAGGGAGAGCACACGGTGGTGCACATCCCCATAGTCTCTATCAAGGAAGGCGAGGTAGTTGAAGAGGCTGTGGAGTTTGTAGTGGATAAGGGGGGGAGGGTGGTCAAGGGCCCCCTTGCCTCGCTTCAAGAGGCGTATCACAAGGCGCTGGAGAGCTTGTCCCACGCCCTGAGCCAGACGGAGACCTTACTAGACGGACTTGAGTACAAGCTGGAGATGGAGGAGCCGGTGAGGCCTGGCGAGCTGTACGCCGCATCCTACATGGCGCATGCCCTCTACTACTACGCCGCCCTTCTCCACCAGCTTGGAGACGAGCTATATAGAAGAGGCTTAATCGCCCACCGCCAGGCCAACTACTCGAGGTATCTGAGGAGAAGAGCGCTTATGCTTAGGAGATATGCGAGAGATATAAGGCTCCTCCACGCCACCGTGGTTCAACTTTCGCTAAACGAATCTATGAAGAAGCTGACTTGGCTCGGCACAGTAGCCCTTCCCGCGCTGGTCATAACTAGCTTCTACGGCATGAATCTTGAATGGCTACCGCTGGCTAATCATCCACTTGCCGTCTTTATAATCCTCGCTCTCGCTTCCGTGTCATTTGCCTATCTACTTAATAAAATTTAA
- a CDS encoding CPBP family intramembrane glutamic endopeptidase yields the protein MNYKDRGAVSPLKIAGLVSALVLMIATPRPWGYVVVLSATIIYGKRLVRVEPAPRYVVAAALVYGTTFLLDLASVGPPNYIPPWWEAVILAPLAEEIVFRALPFTTLPSPLSWIFSVVVFGALHPANPLLASLYGLALSLMYRGGGYAASVALHAFNNALWILLATRSF from the coding sequence GTGAATTATAAAGATAGGGGCGCCGTCTCGCCTCTAAAAATCGCCGGCCTTGTCTCGGCTCTTGTATTGATGATCGCGACGCCCAGGCCCTGGGGCTATGTGGTTGTGCTGTCTGCAACGATTATATACGGCAAGAGGCTGGTGCGTGTTGAGCCGGCGCCTAGGTACGTCGTCGCGGCGGCCCTGGTGTACGGGACTACCTTCTTGCTAGACTTAGCCTCCGTGGGGCCTCCAAATTATATACCTCCGTGGTGGGAGGCGGTTATCTTGGCGCCGCTGGCTGAGGAGATTGTTTTTAGGGCGCTACCGTTTACAACCCTGCCGAGCCCCCTCTCGTGGATATTCTCCGTGGTGGTCTTCGGAGCGTTGCACCCTGCGAACCCCCTCTTGGCGTCGCTATACGGGCTGGCCCTCTCCCTTATGTACCGGGGCGGTGGATACGCGGCCTCGGTGGCCCTACACGCCTTTAACAACGCACTGTGGATTCTCCTAGCTACACGTAGCTTCTAG
- a CDS encoding radical SAM protein — MRRVAYRKNAVKVALLYPSTYAVAMSSAVFHMLYFKLQDAGFYVERFTADRGPRGVEDGTPLREFDYVVATVHYELDYVNIVKVLVDAGVSAKASQRSKPKLILGGPPVTANPEPVAEFADAIAVGELEPNWELLVEYMATGDEVEGLYYPHRGAYPVEIRHAGDLTWLDYRRIPEPEAAFSISVELARGCPYSCLFCMESYISKPYRPRDWEAVLREAAELYGKYGVRLALISLTANAHTHFKDLLREAVKRGIPLSLPSLRAELLDDESLELIAEVGQRTVTIAPETSERLRKALGKDIGDEDVLRVARKAAELGLKIKLYMMVGVPCERGEDIEAARRLVAEVKKTGATLYLSVNPFVPKPQTPLQYHPMASLDYLKRAIEEMRRAPHDQFSYYDPLLAVTQAAIALGGREAARLIEGAALSNSHRVYWRRLLRAGELDYVFKPRVEPLPWSHVRGFYAPSQLRKIYEAFLEATCS; from the coding sequence ATGCGGAGAGTGGCATATAGGAAAAATGCAGTGAAGGTGGCGTTGCTGTACCCGTCGACATACGCCGTGGCTATGTCATCCGCCGTCTTCCACATGCTGTACTTCAAGCTACAAGACGCAGGTTTTTATGTGGAGAGATTTACTGCAGACAGGGGGCCGAGGGGCGTGGAGGACGGCACCCCGCTCAGGGAGTTTGACTACGTAGTGGCCACAGTCCACTACGAGCTTGACTATGTCAACATTGTCAAGGTGCTAGTAGATGCCGGCGTATCTGCGAAGGCGTCCCAGCGCAGTAAGCCGAAGCTAATTTTAGGGGGGCCTCCAGTCACTGCAAATCCAGAGCCCGTGGCCGAGTTCGCCGACGCTATAGCGGTGGGGGAACTGGAGCCTAATTGGGAGTTGCTGGTGGAATATATGGCCACTGGGGATGAGGTGGAGGGGCTCTACTACCCGCATAGGGGCGCGTACCCCGTGGAGATACGCCACGCCGGCGACTTGACGTGGCTTGACTACAGACGCATACCTGAGCCCGAGGCCGCCTTCAGCATCTCAGTAGAGCTGGCCCGTGGTTGCCCGTATTCATGTCTGTTCTGTATGGAGAGCTACATCTCAAAGCCCTACAGGCCCAGGGACTGGGAGGCAGTGCTGAGGGAGGCCGCCGAGCTGTACGGAAAATACGGCGTGAGGCTGGCGCTGATTTCGCTAACCGCAAACGCCCACACGCACTTCAAGGATCTGCTCCGCGAGGCGGTGAAGAGGGGCATCCCCCTCTCACTCCCCTCTCTCCGGGCTGAGCTTCTAGACGACGAGTCTCTCGAGCTCATCGCCGAGGTCGGACAAAGGACAGTTACCATCGCGCCGGAGACAAGCGAGCGGCTTAGGAAGGCGCTGGGGAAAGACATCGGCGACGAAGACGTGTTGAGAGTGGCGAGAAAAGCCGCGGAGCTCGGCCTCAAGATAAAGCTCTACATGATGGTGGGCGTGCCCTGTGAGAGGGGAGAAGACATAGAGGCGGCCCGGAGGCTCGTGGCTGAGGTGAAGAAGACTGGGGCCACTCTCTACCTCAGCGTTAACCCCTTCGTCCCGAAGCCCCAGACCCCCCTCCAGTACCACCCAATGGCCTCTCTGGACTATCTAAAGAGGGCTATTGAGGAGATGAGGAGGGCTCCCCACGACCAGTTCTCCTACTATGATCCTCTGCTGGCCGTCACACAGGCGGCAATCGCGCTTGGCGGTAGAGAGGCGGCTCGGCTCATAGAGGGGGCGGCCTTGTCTAACTCGCATAGAGTTTACTGGAGGAGGTTGCTCCGCGCCGGCGAGCTGGACTACGTATTCAAGCCGAGGGTGGAGCCGTTGCCCTGGAGCCACGTACGTGGGTTCTACGCGCCGAGTCAGCTGAGGAAGATATACGAGGCTTTTCTAGAAGCTACGTGTAGCTAG
- a CDS encoding phosphate-starvation-inducible PsiE family protein, translated as MNIVEALRRGEYLVYLLILLLTLFLLVLSLYMAFSRVYDLFQNISTPPDHLAISIYNVLSDIFLVVVFVELIDTFITYIEQKRIVVYKIIDVALVALARELFIYLAPVNKEFSIDKAVALVGAAFVVGVIDYLQRRALPVERRRRA; from the coding sequence ATGAATATTGTGGAAGCTCTACGTAGAGGTGAATATTTAGTTTATTTACTGATCCTTTTATTGACGTTGTTTCTTTTAGTGTTGTCTCTCTACATGGCATTTAGCAGAGTTTATGACTTATTTCAAAATATTAGTACGCCGCCTGATCATTTAGCAATTTCTATATACAACGTATTGTCAGATATCTTTTTAGTAGTTGTATTTGTAGAATTAATAGATACTTTCATTACATATATAGAGCAGAAGCGTATTGTTGTGTATAAAATCATTGACGTGGCCCTCGTCGCATTAGCTAGAGAGTTATTTATCTACCTAGCGCCAGTGAATAAGGAGTTTTCTATTGATAAAGCGGTAGCTCTGGTGGGCGCCGCTTTTGTAGTGGGCGTTATTGACTATCTGCAGAGGAGGGCGTTGCCGGTTGAGAGGCGTAGAAGAGCTTAA
- a CDS encoding 30S ribosomal protein S24e yields MSSESFSIVNIRENKLLGRRELLVEAAHLNVSTPMRQSVREWVSKQLGVDVSNVFVRKIKTKYGVGKSVAEIHVYNDSKLARVIEPLYILARNLGEEGKKLVEEARKRRNERREKKRKK; encoded by the coding sequence GTGTCTTCGGAGTCTTTCAGCATTGTTAATATAAGGGAGAATAAGCTACTCGGCAGACGGGAGCTCTTGGTAGAGGCGGCTCACCTAAATGTGTCCACCCCTATGCGTCAAAGCGTGAGGGAGTGGGTGTCGAAACAGCTGGGGGTTGACGTCTCTAATGTTTTTGTTAGAAAAATTAAGACCAAGTACGGGGTGGGTAAGTCTGTGGCTGAGATCCACGTATACAACGACTCTAAGCTGGCTAGGGTTATCGAGCCGCTTTACATACTGGCTAGGAACCTCGGCGAGGAGGGCAAGAAGTTGGTGGAGGAGGCTCGGAAGAGGAGGAATGAGCGTAGGGAAAAGAAGAGGAAAAAGTAG
- a CDS encoding 30S ribosomal protein S27ae: protein MSKKAPAKSEKKLPRAATWYELDLQKGVFRFKNKLCPKCGSVMAFHKEPVPRWHCGKCGYTQFQR from the coding sequence ATGTCTAAGAAGGCCCCGGCGAAGAGCGAGAAGAAGCTCCCCCGCGCCGCCACGTGGTACGAGCTCGATCTACAGAAGGGGGTGTTTAGATTTAAGAACAAGCTGTGTCCCAAGTGCGGCTCTGTTATGGCTTTCCACAAGGAGCCTGTGCCTAGGTGGCACTGCGGGAAGTGCGGCTACACCCAGTTCCAGAGGTAG
- the kae1 gene encoding KEOPS complex N(6)-L-threonylcarbamoyladenine synthase Kae1 — MLVLGVESTAHTFSLGLVKEGRIVGQVGRTYVPPHGAGIHPREAAEHHSRVAPQLLKQLLDTYGVRLSDIGVVAYAAGPGLGPALRIGAVLARALAIKLGVPIVPVHHGVAHIEVARFATSTCDPLVLLISGGHTVIAGFSEGRYRVFGETLDVAIGNAIDVFAREVGLGFPGVPAVEKCAEGAGGVVPFPMPIVGQDLSYAGLTTYALKLVKEGVPLPVVCKSLIEAAYYMLAEVTERAIAFTKKRYLVVAGGVARSRRLRDVLFHIGRDYGVDVRIVPDEYAGDNGAMIALTGYYAYRSGVYTTPERSFVRQRWRLDAVEVPWFYDLCRDVTDK, encoded by the coding sequence GTGCTGGTACTCGGCGTCGAGTCCACGGCACACACCTTCAGCCTCGGGCTAGTTAAGGAGGGTAGGATTGTCGGCCAGGTTGGGAGGACCTACGTCCCTCCGCACGGCGCCGGCATACACCCAAGGGAGGCGGCGGAGCACCATTCGCGGGTTGCCCCCCAGCTCCTCAAGCAACTACTCGATACCTACGGCGTAAGGCTGTCGGATATTGGAGTTGTGGCCTACGCCGCTGGGCCTGGGCTGGGGCCTGCGTTGAGGATAGGCGCGGTGTTGGCGAGGGCTTTGGCGATAAAGCTGGGGGTGCCTATTGTCCCTGTTCACCACGGGGTTGCCCACATAGAGGTGGCTCGGTTTGCCACCTCTACCTGTGACCCGCTTGTGTTGTTAATTTCTGGGGGGCACACGGTGATCGCAGGCTTTTCTGAGGGGCGTTACAGGGTGTTTGGGGAGACTCTTGACGTGGCGATTGGGAATGCTATTGACGTGTTTGCGCGGGAGGTGGGCCTGGGATTTCCCGGTGTCCCGGCTGTGGAGAAATGCGCCGAGGGGGCTGGGGGTGTGGTCCCCTTCCCGATGCCTATTGTGGGTCAGGACCTCTCCTATGCCGGACTGACGACCTACGCCTTGAAGCTGGTTAAGGAGGGGGTGCCTCTGCCTGTGGTGTGTAAATCGCTTATAGAGGCGGCGTATTACATGCTGGCCGAGGTGACTGAGAGGGCGATTGCCTTTACCAAGAAGCGGTATTTGGTGGTGGCGGGGGGAGTGGCGCGGAGTAGGAGGTTGAGAGATGTGCTTTTCCACATTGGGAGGGATTACGGTGTCGATGTGAGAATCGTCCCTGACGAATACGCCGGCGACAACGGGGCTATGATTGCTCTGACGGGCTACTATGCGTATAGAAGCGGCGTGTATACAACTCCGGAGCGGAGTTTTGTGAGGCAGAGGTGGCGGCTGGATGCGGTGGAGGTGCCTTGGTTCTACGACCTCTGTAGAGACGTCACAGATAAATAG
- a CDS encoding TIGR04013 family B12-binding domain/radical SAM domain-containing protein encodes MIILARVFEGPNNGLAYALAPIEDRYKVVTTKNPYEDAAALVSKGERVVVLYSLSTPTFVEVWQEIAVVARRFPVAAGGPHAMGDPLTLLRLGVKYVVVGDGEAALPAILDREERHSDETPPNVLTVEDGVLRAGRRVFVELTHRTYSKALGVYPPIEIARSCGYRCAFCQTWMHGPVRYRPLENVAQIVRTYVGVGRREIRFIAPVGFLYQSSDGKTPNVEALVALLKAVREAGGLPYLGTFPSETRPETVTRDVLSALRSLLANKRISFGLQTASERLLRLTKRGHDVSVVEEAVATARAFGFTPVVDVIAGLPGEEEEDVATTVREMEKLIAMGARIRMHYYVPLPGTPLWLQEPRPPHRLYQEFVKRWRKKVEGYWEEQMALGRRILETYREIGSYLSRTTPSSTAS; translated from the coding sequence GTGATTATCCTCGCCAGAGTTTTTGAAGGCCCTAACAACGGGCTGGCTTACGCCCTGGCGCCTATTGAGGATAGGTATAAGGTGGTAACGACGAAGAACCCCTACGAAGATGCCGCAGCGCTGGTCAGCAAAGGTGAGCGGGTAGTAGTGCTTTACAGCCTGTCCACCCCCACATTTGTAGAGGTGTGGCAAGAGATTGCTGTGGTGGCTAGGCGCTTTCCTGTAGCGGCGGGCGGCCCCCACGCCATGGGCGACCCGCTGACCCTACTAAGGCTTGGGGTAAAGTACGTGGTGGTAGGCGACGGAGAGGCGGCCCTGCCCGCCATATTGGATAGGGAAGAGAGGCATAGCGACGAGACGCCGCCCAACGTCTTGACGGTGGAGGACGGGGTGCTTCGGGCGGGGAGGCGGGTATTCGTGGAGCTGACTCATAGGACGTACAGCAAGGCGCTGGGAGTGTACCCGCCGATTGAGATAGCCAGGTCTTGTGGCTATAGATGCGCATTCTGCCAGACGTGGATGCACGGCCCCGTTAGGTACAGGCCGCTGGAAAACGTGGCGCAGATTGTCAGGACGTACGTCGGGGTGGGGCGCAGAGAGATTAGGTTTATAGCACCGGTCGGCTTCCTCTACCAATCCAGCGACGGAAAGACGCCCAACGTGGAGGCCCTCGTCGCATTGCTGAAGGCGGTGAGGGAGGCCGGGGGGTTGCCCTACCTCGGCACCTTCCCCTCCGAGACGAGGCCCGAGACTGTTACACGAGATGTCCTCTCGGCCTTGAGGAGCCTCCTCGCCAACAAGAGAATCTCCTTTGGGTTGCAGACGGCCTCAGAGAGGCTGTTGCGGCTTACTAAAAGAGGGCATGACGTGTCTGTGGTGGAGGAGGCGGTGGCAACGGCGCGTGCCTTTGGCTTCACGCCGGTCGTAGACGTAATAGCTGGTCTGCCCGGCGAAGAGGAGGAGGACGTTGCTACCACCGTCAGGGAGATGGAGAAGCTGATAGCCATGGGGGCGAGGATTCGGATGCACTACTACGTACCACTACCGGGAACCCCTCTGTGGCTACAAGAACCGCGCCCACCTCACAGACTCTACCAGGAATTTGTAAAGAGGTGGAGGAAGAAGGTGGAGGGGTACTGGGAGGAGCAGATGGCGCTAGGCAGGAGAATACTAGAGACTTACCGAGAGATTGGGAGCTATCTCTCGCGCACCACGCCCAGCTCCACGGCTAGCTGA
- the ppsA gene encoding phosphoenolpyruvate synthase: protein MRFIKWLSEVDKKDILIAGGKGANLGEVARIVQVPPGFVVTTEAYLHFLQVTGLKEKIGEILKEFISRGEPDEYEKASAVIRGLIESSPLPPDLEKELVEAYKKLCDDVGVPNVAVAVRSSATAEDIPEASFAGQQDTYLNVRGAENVIYYVKRVWGSLYTARALYYRDKMGIPHEKSLMAVVVQKLVNARAAGVIFTLDPTNGDRSKVVIEASWGLGEGVVKGIVTPDEYVVDKATGKIVEKRISVKRVAVVRDEAGLVKEIELSPEKASSPALRDEEVVELARMAVKLEETYGHPVDIEFAVDADMEYPRNLFILQVRPETVWSRKAEQATKGVEEVPVETVVVKGIPASPGVAVGAAKVCLTLEDAKKKLRKGDILVTKMTDPDWVPYMRIASAIVTDEGGRTSHAAIVSRELGIPAVVGTGNATSVLKDGVVYTVDGSKGVVLQGAVAKKEEAKAVEAAAPPREIILHIYRAVPTGTKVYMNLGEPEKIDEYKDLPFDGIGLMRIEFVISSWISQHPVYLLSIGQEHKFVTKMAEGIAKVASAIYPRPVVVRFSDFKTNEYRGLEGGEKFEPEERNPMLGWRGVSRYISPQYEKAFRLELRAVRMVREEMGLNNVWVMAPFVRTVWEAERFAKLLEEEGLRRDRDFKVWAMSEVPSIALMVEEFAEYFDGFSIGSNDLTQLVLGVDRDNDFLVRINPKYFDEREAPVLKAIYEIIRRAHKVGRTVSICGQGPSVYPQLVEFLVRAGIDSISVNPDAVLQTRIHVASVELKVLRERLDAIYRALYKVDEGAEFYEILKKVFGGVKY from the coding sequence ATGCGGTTCATTAAGTGGCTTAGTGAAGTCGATAAGAAAGATATTCTTATCGCAGGAGGCAAGGGGGCTAATCTTGGAGAGGTGGCTCGCATTGTGCAGGTGCCTCCCGGTTTTGTAGTGACAACTGAGGCGTATCTACATTTCCTCCAGGTGACTGGATTAAAGGAGAAAATTGGGGAAATTTTAAAGGAGTTTATCTCCCGCGGCGAGCCCGACGAGTATGAAAAGGCCAGTGCGGTGATACGCGGCCTTATTGAGAGCTCGCCTCTTCCCCCGGATTTAGAAAAGGAGCTGGTGGAGGCATATAAGAAGCTGTGTGATGACGTTGGCGTCCCTAATGTGGCTGTCGCCGTTAGGAGCTCCGCAACTGCTGAGGACATACCTGAGGCCTCCTTTGCGGGGCAACAAGACACATATCTCAATGTTAGAGGGGCCGAGAACGTTATTTACTATGTCAAGAGGGTCTGGGGTTCTCTCTACACCGCGCGCGCGTTGTACTACCGCGACAAGATGGGGATCCCCCATGAGAAGAGCTTAATGGCAGTGGTGGTGCAGAAGCTTGTAAACGCAAGGGCCGCAGGTGTGATCTTTACTCTTGACCCCACCAACGGCGACAGGTCTAAGGTTGTGATAGAGGCTAGTTGGGGGCTGGGGGAGGGAGTCGTCAAGGGGATTGTCACGCCGGATGAGTACGTTGTGGATAAAGCCACGGGGAAGATAGTAGAGAAGAGAATATCGGTAAAGAGGGTAGCTGTTGTAAGAGACGAGGCTGGTCTTGTCAAAGAGATTGAGCTCTCTCCAGAAAAAGCCAGCTCCCCCGCACTTAGAGATGAGGAGGTGGTGGAGTTGGCTAGGATGGCGGTGAAGCTGGAGGAGACATATGGTCACCCTGTTGATATAGAGTTCGCCGTGGACGCCGATATGGAGTACCCCCGGAACCTTTTCATTCTGCAGGTTAGGCCAGAGACTGTGTGGAGTCGTAAGGCTGAGCAAGCTACAAAGGGTGTGGAGGAGGTGCCTGTGGAGACTGTGGTGGTTAAGGGGATCCCGGCAAGCCCCGGCGTTGCCGTGGGGGCCGCCAAGGTGTGCCTTACACTAGAAGACGCTAAGAAGAAGCTGAGGAAAGGCGATATACTAGTTACTAAGATGACTGATCCTGACTGGGTGCCTTATATGCGCATCGCCTCGGCTATCGTCACCGACGAGGGTGGGAGGACGTCTCACGCAGCTATTGTGAGTAGAGAGTTAGGTATACCCGCGGTGGTGGGGACCGGGAACGCCACCTCGGTATTGAAAGATGGGGTGGTTTATACCGTGGATGGAAGTAAGGGGGTGGTGTTGCAAGGCGCCGTGGCGAAGAAGGAGGAGGCGAAGGCTGTAGAGGCGGCGGCGCCGCCGAGGGAAATAATACTGCACATATACCGGGCCGTGCCCACGGGCACCAAGGTATACATGAACCTAGGCGAGCCGGAGAAAATAGACGAGTACAAGGATCTGCCCTTCGACGGGATTGGCCTCATGCGTATAGAGTTTGTTATTTCGAGCTGGATTAGTCAACACCCCGTATACTTACTGTCCATCGGCCAGGAGCATAAATTTGTGACTAAGATGGCTGAGGGAATTGCCAAGGTGGCCTCAGCCATATATCCCAGGCCTGTTGTGGTGAGGTTTAGCGACTTCAAGACTAATGAATACAGGGGGCTGGAGGGTGGCGAGAAGTTCGAGCCGGAGGAGCGCAACCCCATGTTGGGGTGGCGCGGAGTGTCTCGCTACATCTCGCCGCAGTACGAGAAGGCTTTCCGCCTAGAGCTAAGAGCCGTGAGGATGGTGAGGGAGGAGATGGGACTAAACAACGTGTGGGTAATGGCGCCGTTTGTGAGGACTGTGTGGGAGGCGGAGAGGTTCGCTAAATTGCTGGAGGAGGAGGGTCTCCGCCGCGATCGCGACTTCAAGGTGTGGGCTATGTCGGAGGTGCCTTCCATCGCCTTGATGGTGGAGGAATTCGCCGAGTATTTCGACGGCTTCTCCATAGGATCTAACGACTTGACGCAACTCGTCCTCGGGGTCGACAGGGACAACGACTTCCTTGTGAGGATTAACCCCAAGTACTTCGACGAGAGGGAGGCGCCTGTGCTGAAGGCGATCTACGAAATCATTAGGAGGGCTCATAAGGTGGGGCGCACCGTGTCTATATGCGGCCAGGGGCCGTCTGTCTACCCACAGCTTGTGGAGTTCCTTGTCCGCGCTGGTATCGACAGCATATCTGTTAACCCAGACGCGGTGTTGCAGACTAGGATCCACGTGGCGTCTGTGGAGTTGAAGGTGCTGAGGGAGAGGCTGGACGCAATCTACAGAGCCTTGTACAAGGTTGACGAGGGGGCTGAGTTTTACGAAATTTTAAAGAAGGTGTTTGGAGGGGTTAAGTACTGA